In a genomic window of Paraburkholderia phenazinium:
- a CDS encoding autoinducer binding domain-containing protein produces the protein MDPRFHDAYQRFLAAKDEDQLFKQIASFAEQLGFEYCCYGIRMSVPVSKPVVAIFDTYPRGWMEHYQASSFLDIDPTVRAGMRGSELILWPESEQGDAARLWSDAHDFGLKVGAAQSSWAAQGAFGLLTLSRPADTLTGTEVDSLTLPMSWLANVSHTLMSRFLMPVLAPESAATLTLREREVLCWTGEGKTSYEIGQILSISERTVNFHVNNVLLKLAATNKTQAVVKAIAMGLIYTT, from the coding sequence ATGGACCCACGCTTTCATGATGCTTACCAGCGGTTTCTCGCTGCGAAAGACGAAGATCAGCTGTTCAAGCAGATCGCGTCGTTCGCGGAACAGCTCGGGTTCGAATATTGCTGTTACGGCATCCGCATGTCGGTGCCCGTATCGAAACCCGTGGTCGCCATCTTCGATACCTATCCGCGCGGCTGGATGGAGCACTATCAGGCGAGCAGCTTTCTGGACATCGACCCGACGGTCCGTGCCGGCATGCGCGGCTCTGAGCTCATTCTCTGGCCGGAGTCCGAGCAAGGCGACGCGGCGCGGTTGTGGAGCGACGCGCACGATTTCGGCCTGAAGGTGGGCGCCGCCCAGTCGAGCTGGGCCGCGCAAGGCGCTTTCGGCCTTCTGACGCTGTCGCGCCCGGCGGACACGTTGACGGGAACCGAGGTCGATTCGTTGACGTTGCCGATGAGCTGGCTCGCGAATGTCTCGCACACCCTGATGAGCCGCTTCCTGATGCCGGTCCTCGCCCCCGAAAGCGCCGCGACGCTGACGCTACGCGAACGCGAGGTGCTGTGCTGGACCGGTGAAGGAAAAACCTCGTACGAGATCGGGCAGATCCTCAGTATTTCCGAGCGCACCGTCAATTTTCACGTCAATAACGTGCTGCTGAAGCTCGCCGCGACCAACAAGACCCAGGCGGTCGTCAAGGCGATCGCCATGGGCTTGATCTATACCACCTGA
- a CDS encoding DapH/DapD/GlmU-related protein has protein sequence MLINHGVAVDPWTQGRVMSEDPEIHPTAVVRASDFGRYTYLGPRSYVAGTVMGDYGYAMGDNQIAHAVIGKFVNIATGARVNPPNHPTWRATHHHFTYRSRSYGLSLDDDAGIFKWRAEDQVEIGHDVWLGHNAIVMPGVKIGTGAAVGSGAVVTKDVPPFAIVVGVPARVLRFRVEPHVAERLQQIAWWDWSPQQIDAALADFRALGAEEFAEKYGS, from the coding sequence TCGCGGTGGATCCGTGGACGCAAGGTCGCGTCATGTCGGAAGATCCGGAGATCCATCCGACGGCGGTGGTTCGGGCCAGCGACTTTGGCCGCTATACGTATCTGGGTCCACGCAGTTACGTTGCCGGAACGGTCATGGGCGATTATGGCTATGCAATGGGCGACAATCAGATCGCTCATGCGGTGATCGGCAAGTTCGTCAACATTGCCACCGGGGCGCGGGTGAATCCGCCCAATCATCCTACGTGGCGCGCGACGCATCATCACTTCACCTATCGCTCGCGTTCTTATGGCCTGTCTCTCGACGACGACGCGGGCATATTCAAATGGCGCGCCGAGGATCAGGTCGAGATCGGCCATGACGTGTGGCTTGGGCATAACGCCATCGTCATGCCGGGCGTCAAGATTGGTACGGGCGCGGCGGTTGGGTCGGGAGCCGTTGTGACCAAGGACGTGCCGCCGTTTGCGATCGTCGTGGGCGTGCCGGCGCGGGTGCTGCGCTTCCGGGTTGAGCCGCATGTTGCGGAGCGTCTGCAGCAGATTGCGTGGTGGGATTGGAGTCCTCAGCAGATCGACGCGGCGTTGGCCGATTTTCGCGCGCTTGGTGCGGAGGAGTTTGCGGAGAAGTATGGGAGTTAG
- a CDS encoding sensor histidine kinase, with amino-acid sequence MYSILPAFVSALFLGFGLYVLLTEGATRLSVPFALMCVTTFAWQGTWAFLFQTTSADVAAPLVKLGYLFILFLPTTFYHFVTEVTGRRAERRLLLASYGLSVLLAILLLTGDGVVAGFEMHFFGPYPKAGVLHPVHVLQTLFLACRSGWLLVTARREVRGKSQRRLLDLCLLSLCLYSLAAVDYAVNYGYTFYPPGVIFIATGLGILGITIVRHGLMRPFLLAATVAHEVATPLAAIGMHAEEIGTVLPELLRGYHLAVQHRLCSEGLYPGQSERLASLTSAIRRQVESTSTVVEMSLASFTLDRLDPRSFAPHSIRTCIDSALERFPFHPGERNLVFVAPIDPLLRFSGSDSLIVFVIFNLLKNALYAIRESGDGKIEIRAQQENGFCVLSFRDTGPGIAADVLPYIFDPFYSTKSHGHGAGMGLVFCRRVCEVFSGSISCESVPREHTTFTLRLPEPGSSADRAQRGPPDRSHRWYSKRQDYVS; translated from the coding sequence ATGTACTCGATATTGCCTGCCTTCGTCTCCGCATTGTTTCTGGGGTTCGGGCTATACGTGCTGCTCACCGAGGGCGCGACGCGCCTGTCCGTGCCCTTTGCGCTGATGTGCGTCACCACCTTTGCCTGGCAGGGTACGTGGGCCTTCCTGTTCCAGACCACCAGCGCCGACGTCGCCGCGCCGCTCGTCAAGCTGGGCTACCTGTTCATTCTGTTTTTACCCACCACCTTTTATCACTTCGTCACCGAAGTGACGGGGCGGCGCGCCGAGCGCCGCCTGCTGCTTGCTTCTTACGGCTTGAGCGTATTGCTGGCCATTCTGCTGCTCACGGGCGACGGGGTAGTGGCCGGCTTCGAGATGCATTTCTTCGGCCCTTATCCCAAGGCCGGCGTTCTCCATCCCGTGCACGTCCTGCAGACCCTCTTCCTCGCCTGCCGGAGCGGCTGGCTGCTGGTGACGGCGCGGCGCGAGGTGCGCGGCAAGTCGCAACGCCGGCTCCTCGACCTGTGTCTGCTGAGCCTGTGCCTGTATTCGCTCGCGGCGGTGGACTACGCCGTGAACTATGGCTACACGTTCTATCCGCCGGGCGTCATCTTCATCGCAACAGGACTGGGCATTCTCGGCATCACGATCGTTCGTCACGGGCTGATGCGGCCATTTCTGCTGGCGGCTACGGTGGCGCACGAGGTCGCCACGCCGCTTGCGGCCATTGGCATGCATGCGGAGGAGATCGGCACGGTTCTGCCGGAACTGCTGCGTGGCTACCATCTGGCCGTGCAGCACCGCTTGTGCAGTGAAGGCCTGTACCCCGGTCAATCCGAGCGGCTCGCCAGTCTCACCTCGGCGATTCGCCGTCAGGTTGAAAGTACCAGTACGGTGGTCGAGATGTCGCTGGCGTCGTTTACGCTGGACAGGCTGGACCCCCGAAGCTTCGCGCCGCATTCGATCCGCACCTGCATCGACTCGGCGCTGGAACGTTTTCCCTTTCACCCTGGGGAGCGCAATCTGGTGTTCGTGGCGCCCATCGATCCGCTGTTGCGTTTTTCCGGTTCCGATTCGTTGATCGTCTTCGTCATCTTCAATCTGCTCAAGAACGCCTTGTACGCGATCCGTGAGAGCGGCGACGGAAAGATCGAGATCCGCGCGCAGCAGGAAAACGGCTTCTGCGTGCTGAGCTTTCGCGACACGGGTCCGGGCATCGCGGCGGACGTGCTGCCGTATATCTTCGATCCCTTCTACTCGACCAAGTCGCATGGACATGGCGCGGGCATGGGGCTGGTGTTTTGCCGGCGCGTCTGCGAGGTGTTTTCCGGTAGCATCTCGTGCGAATCGGTGCCGCGCGAGCATACGACCTTCACGTTGAGGTTGCCGGAGCCAGGCTCGTCGGCGGACCGCGCGCAGCGCGGCCCGCCGGACAGGTCCCACCGTTGGTACAGCAAAAGGCAGGACTATGTCAGTTAG
- a CDS encoding metal/formaldehyde-sensitive transcriptional repressor — protein MSHTIREKQKLLNRVRRIKGQVEAIERALEEERECVDVLQQIAGCRGAMNGLLAVVLEDHIRSHLVDAESHKEPGVSATDQLIEVVHSYFK, from the coding sequence GTGAGCCATACCATTCGCGAGAAACAGAAGCTGCTTAACCGCGTCCGCCGCATCAAGGGGCAGGTGGAGGCCATCGAACGTGCGCTTGAGGAAGAGCGGGAGTGCGTCGATGTGCTGCAGCAGATAGCCGGCTGCCGCGGGGCGATGAACGGCCTGCTGGCCGTCGTGCTCGAAGACCATATCCGCTCTCATCTCGTCGACGCCGAATCCCACAAGGAGCCGGGCGTCAGTGCGACGGACCAGCTCATCGAAGTCGTGCACAGCTATTTCAAGTAG
- the dmeF gene encoding CDF family Co(II)/Ni(II) efflux transporter DmeF, with amino-acid sequence MSDFEDAAFGAGHDHIFLGAAHEQNERRTWAVIALCSAMMLVEIVGGSMFGSLALVADGLHMSTHAGAMLIAALAYTYARKHAADSRFVFGTGKLGDLAGFTSAIVLAMIAVLIGYEAVARFLSPVPIHFGEAIPIAVVGLLVNLASVWLLSGHHHGHSHGHSHAHGHDHAHGDDGHEHEVESDEHDHAHDAHDAATRDHNIRSAYIHVMADAAVSVLAILGLVLARAFGWLWMDPLAGVIGALVIANWSYGLMRDTGAILLDINPDRRMAENVRHAIEDGGDKVIDLHVWRVGPGHMSAVVSVATSESQRDSRFYHAVLERFKGLSHVTVEVQLANAMA; translated from the coding sequence ATGAGTGATTTCGAAGACGCTGCGTTTGGGGCGGGCCACGACCATATCTTTCTGGGCGCGGCCCATGAGCAGAACGAGCGCAGAACATGGGCGGTCATCGCGCTGTGCAGCGCGATGATGCTGGTTGAAATCGTCGGCGGCAGTATGTTCGGGTCGCTGGCGCTGGTCGCCGACGGTCTGCACATGTCGACGCATGCGGGCGCGATGCTGATTGCCGCCCTCGCCTATACCTATGCGCGCAAGCATGCCGCCGATTCCCGCTTCGTGTTCGGCACCGGCAAGCTGGGCGACCTGGCCGGCTTCACCAGTGCCATCGTGCTGGCCATGATCGCCGTGCTGATAGGGTATGAGGCAGTGGCGCGCTTTCTGTCGCCTGTGCCGATTCATTTCGGCGAGGCGATTCCCATCGCGGTTGTCGGACTGCTCGTCAATCTGGCGAGTGTGTGGCTGCTGAGCGGCCACCATCATGGGCATAGCCACGGGCATAGCCATGCTCATGGCCACGATCATGCTCATGGTGATGACGGGCATGAGCATGAGGTCGAATCCGATGAGCACGACCACGCCCATGACGCCCACGACGCCGCGACCCGGGACCACAATATCCGCTCGGCCTACATCCACGTCATGGCCGATGCAGCAGTCTCCGTGTTGGCAATCCTGGGGCTCGTCCTGGCGCGTGCGTTCGGTTGGCTCTGGATGGACCCGCTCGCGGGCGTCATTGGCGCTCTGGTGATTGCAAACTGGTCGTATGGGCTGATGCGCGACACCGGTGCAATCCTGCTCGACATCAATCCGGACCGGCGCATGGCGGAGAACGTCCGCCATGCTATCGAAGACGGTGGCGACAAGGTGATCGACCTGCATGTGTGGCGGGTGGGCCCAGGTCACATGAGCGCGGTTGTGTCTGTGGCGACCAGCGAGTCACAGCGGGATTCCCGTTTCTATCATGCGGTGCTCGAGCGCTTCAAGGGACTGTCGCATGTTACGGTCGAGGTCCAGCTCGCGAATGCGATGGCGTGA
- a CDS encoding acyl-CoA thioesterase: MFVRDAIPQVLSRGTALLSQEMLNATTEKTFHHSIDVYLKDSNAFMNTYFARYFEWQGVCRERWFHDCVHNNLLAAGGMFVTKRAHQEYVQETFPFQRVDCYLNTFQVRQCSAYLLFRFCVDGKPVSMGYQQILFADTNRRIQRFPSGIVERVKEYELLMPSNVS, encoded by the coding sequence ATGTTCGTTCGAGATGCAATCCCCCAGGTTCTCTCTCGCGGTACCGCACTGCTTTCGCAGGAAATGCTCAACGCCACGACCGAGAAAACGTTTCACCACAGCATCGACGTCTATCTCAAGGATTCCAATGCCTTTATGAACACCTATTTCGCCCGTTACTTCGAATGGCAAGGCGTGTGTCGCGAACGCTGGTTCCATGATTGCGTGCACAACAATCTCCTTGCCGCCGGCGGCATGTTCGTGACGAAACGCGCCCACCAGGAATATGTCCAGGAGACTTTTCCGTTCCAGCGCGTGGACTGCTACCTCAACACTTTCCAGGTCAGGCAGTGTTCGGCCTACCTGCTGTTCCGCTTTTGCGTGGACGGCAAGCCCGTTTCGATGGGCTACCAGCAGATCCTGTTCGCCGACACCAACCGGCGCATTCAGCGTTTCCCGTCTGGGATCGTCGAACGGGTCAAGGAATATGAACTTCTCATGCCGTCTAATGTGAGCTAA